The Anoxybacillus amylolyticus DNA segment TAAGGAACACTTGGATATTTCACCCAAGTGTTTTTTCTTTTGTCAAGCCTAACTATCCATTCAAAATATATGTTAAAATAAACTCTGTCTGTCTAAATGGAAACGGAAGTTATTCAAAGCCAGACATTGATTTGTTAGCGGAAAAAGGGAGGAGCATGACATGGGGATTGTACCGTTTATTGCGGTAGAGGGTCCGATTGGCGTCGGGAAAACGTCGCTTTCGAAAGCAATTGCAGAACGGTTTCGTTATCATTTACTAAAAGAAATTGTCGATGAAAATCCATTTCTCGGGAAATTTTATAAAAATATCGATGAATGGAGTTTTCAAACCGAGATGTTTTTCCTTTGCAATCGTTATAAACAGCTAGAAGATATTAATCGTGATTTCATCCAAAAACAACAGCCTGTCGTCGCCGACTACCATATTCTTAAAAATTTAATCTTTGCCGAAAGAACGTTAAAGCAAGAACAATATAAAAAATATTTAAAAATTTATGATATTCTTACAACAGATATGCCGCAACCCAATATGATTATTTATTTAAACGCAAGTCTTGATACGTTATTGCAACGTATTGAAATGAGAGGACGGGAAATCGAAAAAAATATGGATCCGTTTTACTTACATGAGCTATCCGTAGCGTACGAACAAACGATGGAATCATTTGAAAAAGCAAACCCTCACGTTCCAGTTCTTCGTTTCAATGGGGACAAGCTTGATTTTGTACACCGCCCATCCGACTTGCTTTATATATTGGAACAAATAGAAAATCGATTAAAAGGAGCTAATTGCCATGAACTTACGTGAGAAATACGGGATTCCACACGATGCTGTCATTACTATTGCCGGAACCGTCGGTGTCGGAAAATCTACAATGACAAGAGCACTTGCTAACGCGTTACAATTTCGCACATCTTTTGAGAAAGTCGACACAAATCCATATTTAGATAAGTTTTATGCTGACTTTGAAAGATGGAGTTTTCATTTGCAAATTTATTTTCTCGCGGAACGTTTTAAAGAGCAAAAGCGAATTTTTGAATATGGTGGAGGATTTGTACAAGATCGATCGATTTACGAAGATACAGGAATTTTTGCTAAAATGCATTTTGAAAAAGGGACGATGACAAAAGTCGATTATGAAACGTATACAAGTTTATTTGAAGCGATGGTTATGTCCCCTTATTTTCCACACCCTGATTTGCTCATTTATTTGGAAGGGAGCTTTGAAGAGATTTTAAAACGTATTCGTGAGCGCGGACGACCAATGGAGCAGCAAACACCAATAGAGTATTGGAGGGAAATGTATTTAAGATATGAGCGCTGGATCAATCGTTTTAACGCCTGCCCTGTGTTAAGGATTAACATTAGCGATTACGATATTTTAGAAAATGAACAGTCCGTTGAGCCAATTGTCGAAAAAATTGCTTATATGCTTGACCAATCTCGTTATTTAAAAAAATAGCCGCCTATATT contains these protein-coding regions:
- a CDS encoding deoxynucleoside kinase — encoded protein: MGIVPFIAVEGPIGVGKTSLSKAIAERFRYHLLKEIVDENPFLGKFYKNIDEWSFQTEMFFLCNRYKQLEDINRDFIQKQQPVVADYHILKNLIFAERTLKQEQYKKYLKIYDILTTDMPQPNMIIYLNASLDTLLQRIEMRGREIEKNMDPFYLHELSVAYEQTMESFEKANPHVPVLRFNGDKLDFVHRPSDLLYILEQIENRLKGANCHELT
- a CDS encoding deoxynucleoside kinase, which gives rise to MNLREKYGIPHDAVITIAGTVGVGKSTMTRALANALQFRTSFEKVDTNPYLDKFYADFERWSFHLQIYFLAERFKEQKRIFEYGGGFVQDRSIYEDTGIFAKMHFEKGTMTKVDYETYTSLFEAMVMSPYFPHPDLLIYLEGSFEEILKRIRERGRPMEQQTPIEYWREMYLRYERWINRFNACPVLRINISDYDILENEQSVEPIVEKIAYMLDQSRYLKK